Proteins encoded by one window of Rutidosis leptorrhynchoides isolate AG116_Rl617_1_P2 chromosome 7, CSIRO_AGI_Rlap_v1, whole genome shotgun sequence:
- the LOC139858291 gene encoding uncharacterized protein, translating into MAKKRKSLATSLDEVDRTMYSTFSNAANSLSQLYSQAMSQQKLSFLSGERHGLEKLYQWISKQNAEGLRVTSEDILAYIEGELDLSVEEAPMGPRTTLQNQQVMQLTNPFINSGSSSVPQGYRSDHSDQPSKNYIFSNALSSPVRRSLQNYHISQEGYGVKNNDHQDSSMDMNADDTGHDSTH; encoded by the exons atggCGAAAAAAAGGAAATCGTTAGCGACGAGTCTCGATGAAGTCGATCGAACCATGTATTCGACTTTTAGCAATGCAGCGAATTCACTGTCGCAGCTTTACTCGCAAGCCATGAGCCAACAGAAGCTTTCCTTTTTATCCGGTGAACGCCATGGATTG GAAAAACTCTATCAATGGATATCCAAGCAAAATGCAGAAGGATTGCGAGTGACCTCAGAAGACATATTAGCGTATATTGAG GGTGAACTAGATTTGTCTGTAGAGGAGGCACCAATGGGTCCAAGAACTACACTGCAGAACCAGCAGGTTATGCAGTTGACAAACCCATTTATAAATTCTGGATCATCAAGCGTTCCTCAAGGATATCGATCTGACCACAGTGATCAGCCATCCAAAAACTACATATTCTCCAATGCTTTATCAAGCCCTGTTCGTCGTAGCCTTCAGAACTATCATATTTCGCAGGAAGGCTATGGTGTCAAGAACAATGACCATCAGGATTCTTCGATGGACATGAATGCAGATGATACAGGTCATGATTCCACTCATTAA